Sequence from the Hamadaea flava genome:
CTACGACCGGCTCGACGATTACCTGCAGGAACTCCAGCAGACACCGAAGGAGAAGTGAGATGTCCTCGAACGCCGTTTTCCAGGTGGCCCCGCGCGGTGACCGTGAGATCGTCATGACCCGCGTCTTCGACGCTCCCCGTGAGCTGGTCTGGGCCGCCTTCACCGATCCCGAGCACCTGAAGCACTGGTGGGGCCGAGGCAATCCGATGACGATCGAGATGGACGCCCGCGTCGGCGGCCGCTACCGCTTCGTCGAGCACTCGCCCGAGGGCGACGAGGCGTTCCGGGGCGAGATCCTGGAGCTGGTTCCGAACGAGAAGGTCGTGCAGACCTTCGAATGGGAGGGCCTGCCCGGCCACATCGCCACCGACACCATGGTGATGACCGAGGAGGGCGGCAAGACGCTCGTCACGACGACGTCCATGTTCATGAGCCAGGAAGACCGGGACGGCATGATCGCCTCCGGCATGGAGACCGGAGCCCGGCAGTCCTACGAGGCGCTGGACGCGTACCTGGCGAAGCTCTGAACCGGCTGGGAGCCGGCCGCAAGTGTGCCGCTCGTCACCGGAAAAGACTTTGCAGAGACTGAAAGATCACTTGTAGCTTCGGCGGGGTGTCCATCACCCCGCCGAAGCCGTCGCTGGGCCGTCGCGATCTCAAGAAGCAGCAGACCCGTGAGGCGCTGCTCACCGTGACGCTCCGGCTCGCCGCCGACCGGGGTCTCGAACACGTCACCGTCGAGGAGATCTGCGCCGAGGTCGGCGTCTCCTCGCGGACGTTCTTCAACTACTTCGCCGCCAAGGACGACGCCGTCCTGGACGACAACGCGGCCGCCGCCGAGGAGATGCTGCGGCGGCTGACCGAAGTGCTCACCGAACTGCCGGTGCTCGCCGCCGTGCACGCGTCCCTCGCCGCGATCATCGGCGAGATGGAGACCGATCGGGACCGC
This genomic interval carries:
- a CDS encoding TetR/AcrR family transcriptional regulator, translated to MSITPPKPSLGRRDLKKQQTREALLTVTLRLAADRGLEHVTVEEICAEVGVSSRTFFNYFAAKDDAVLDDNAAAAEEMLRRLTEVLTELPVLAAVHASLAAIIGEMETDRDRWLLRLTAIERSPSMLPRLIATSVKTEQQAAEVIGRHLGVPADGYPALVIGVAGAAFRSAMQRWAAGDGSRPLAAFVDEAFAALANGLADPQQQLEGRE
- a CDS encoding SRPBCC family protein; translated protein: MSSNAVFQVAPRGDREIVMTRVFDAPRELVWAAFTDPEHLKHWWGRGNPMTIEMDARVGGRYRFVEHSPEGDEAFRGEILELVPNEKVVQTFEWEGLPGHIATDTMVMTEEGGKTLVTTTSMFMSQEDRDGMIASGMETGARQSYEALDAYLAKL